The proteins below come from a single Rosa rugosa chromosome 2, drRosRugo1.1, whole genome shotgun sequence genomic window:
- the LOC133728734 gene encoding E3 ubiquitin-protein ligase RGLG4 isoform X2 codes for MGGMMSFFKSSSRSRSLSRSTTGDTGGSVTRRTSSYGSKKSSSMSSTSGDKAAHTGTQKKHKYAYIPDNFTSIEQVTDALRKEGLESSNLIVGIDFTKSNEWTGMKSFNNRSLHAIGDVPNPYEKAISIIGKTLSPFDEDNLIPCFGFGDATTHDQEVFSFHTDHSPCHGFEEVLTCYKRIVPTLRLSGPTSYGPVIEAAMDIVDKSAGQYHVLVIIADGQVTRSINTNDKELSPQEEKTIKAIADASSYPLSIILIGVGDGPWEDMKKFDDKLPAREFDNFQFVNFTDIMAKQVSASEKEAAFALAALMEIPLQYKATIEFGILGRTTGKGKRTVPRPPPVPYVHRPPPTREPSAISAPVGNDRDELVCPICLTNAKDLAFGCGHMACRDCGARLSNCHICRQPIRSRLRVYSG; via the exons ATGGGAGGCATGATGTCATTtttcaaaagcagtagcaggAGCCGCTCACTATCAAGAAGCACAACCGGCGACACTGGCGGCAGCGTGACTAGGAGAACGTCATCCTATGGTTCGAAGAAATCATCAAGCATGAGTAGTACCAGTGGTGATAAAGCTGCACATACAGGAACCCAGAAGAAGCACAAGTACGCATATATTCCTGATAACTTCACATCCATTGAacag GTTACAGATGCATTGAGAAAGGAAGGACTAGAGTCGTCTAATCTCATTGTTGGAATAGACTTCACTAAAAGCAATGAATGGACAG GCATGAAGTCATTCAACAATCGAAGCCTACATGCCATTGGCGATGTACCTAATCCGTACGAAAAAGCTATCTCTATAATCGGAAAAACTTTGTCTCCCTTTGATGAAGACAACTTAATTCCTTGTTTTGGCTTTGGTGATG CTACCACTCATGATCAAGAGGTGTTCAGCTTTCACACTGATCATTCACCCTGTCATGGTTTCGAAGAAGTCTTGACCTGCTACAAAAGAATAGTTCCTACTTTACGATTATCAG GGCCAACTTCTTATGGACCTGTAATTGAGGCTGCAATGGACATTGTTGATAAAAGTGCAGGTCAATACCATGTGTTAGTTATCATTGCAGATGGCCAG GTTACAAGAAGCATCAATACCAACGACAAGGAATTGAGTCCACAAGAGGAGAAGACAATCAAAGCAATTGCAGATGCAAG TTCCTATCCACTCTCCATTATTCTTATTGGAGTCGGCGATGGTCCCTGGGAAGACATGAAAAAATTTGATGACAAGCTCCCTGCACGAGAATTCGATAATTTTCAG TTTGTTAATTTTACGGACATTATGGCTAAACAAGTATCTGCCTCTGAGAAAGAGGCTGCTTTTGCTCTTGCTGCCCTCATGGAAATCCCACTCCAGTATAAGGCAACTATTGAATTTGGTATTCTTGG ACGTACAACAGGGAAAGGGAAGAGAACAGTTCCACGCCCTCCACCAGTTCCATACGTTCATCGTCCACCTCCGACTCGTGAACCAAGTGCAATCTCAGCACCCGTTGGGAATGACCGCGATGAATTG GTCTGTCCAATCTGCCTGACTAATGCAAAGGACCTGGCGTTTGGCTGTGGACACATG GCCTGCAGAGACTGTGGAGCAAGATTATCCAACTGTCACATATGCCGCCAGCCAATCCGCAGCCGTCTCAGGGTTTACTCTGGATAA
- the LOC133733597 gene encoding metacaspase-6-like has product MSKKAVLIGCNYEGTEGELKGCVNDVKRMYACLTERLGFEEDNIEVLIDADDSYPDPTGETIRRAITNLIQNAEPDDVLYIHYSGHGTRLPAETGDDDDTGYDECIVPTDMNLITDDDFRDFVDELPEGCKLTIVSDSCHSGGLIDESIEQIGESHVENQIEGEEQEDQQESEDRDIRNRDLPVEVLVEILKQKTGRDDLDVGKLRPTIFDVFGEEASPKMKKFIKGMITKLENYDNEEHDEEEEMEMCMALAFLKEKIEEDEEWARLVMEIEYENDQEIYAGQYRGIIPDGGILISGCQSHQTSADANPTGDPNEAYGALTNAMLTILEETDGEISYQDLVYRTRQILSETGYSQRPGLYCSDQYADAQFLG; this is encoded by the exons ATGTCGAAGAAGGCAGTGCTGATCGGCTGCAACTACGAAGGCACCGAAGGCGAGCTCAAGGGCTGCGTTAACGACGTCAAACGCATGTACGCGTGCCTCACCGAGCGCTTGGGCTTCGAAGAAGACAATATCGAGGTTCTGATAGACGCCGACGATTCCTACCCTGATCCCACCGGAGAAACCATCCGCAGGGCTATTACCAATCTGATCCAAAATGCCGAGCCCGACGACGTGCTTTATATTCATTACAGTGGACATGGGACTCGCCTTCCCGCTGAGACCGGCGACGATGATGACACTGGATATGACGAGTGCATCGTCCCTACTGACATGAACCTCATCACTG ATGATGACTTCAGGGATTTTGTGGATGAGCTGCCGGAAGGTTGCAAGCTGACTATTGTGTCCGATTCATGCCACAGCGGAGGCCTCATTGATGAATCTATAGAGCAGATAGGCGAGAGCCACGTAGAGAACCAGATCGAAGGAGAGGAGCAAGAGGACCAGCAAGAGTCTGAGGACAGAGACATCAGGAACAGAGACCTGCCAGTCGAAGTTCTGGTAGAGATACTCAAGCAGAAAACAGGAAGGGATGACCTTGATGTTGGGAAGCTGAGGCCAACAATTTTTGATGTTTTCGGTGAGGAAGCTAGTCCCAAGATGAAGAAGTTCATTAAGGGCATGATAACCAAACTCGAGAACTATGACAATGAAGAGCATGACGAGGAAGAGGAAATGGAGATGTGCATGGCCTTAGCGTTTCTTAAAGAGAAGATCGAAGAGGACGAAGAGTGGGCAAGGCTAGTTATGGAAATAGAATATGAGAACGATCAAGAGATTTATGCCGGACAATACCGTGGTATCATTCCCGATGGCGGCATTCTCATCAGTGGCTGCCAGAGCCACCAAACTTCTGCTGATGCAAATCCTACAGGAGATCCGAACGAAGCTTATGGAGCTCTTACTAATGCAATGCTGACCATACTTGAGGAAACAGATGGTGAAATTTCATACCAAGACCTTGTTTACAGGACAAGGCAGATTCTGTCAGAAACGGGATACTCCCAGCGACCTGGGCTTTATTGCAGTGACCAATACGCCGATGCTCAGTTTTTGGGCTGA
- the LOC133728734 gene encoding E3 ubiquitin-protein ligase RGLG4 isoform X1, with product MGGMMSFFKSSSRSRSLSRSTTGDTGGSVTRRTSSYGSKKSSSMSSTSGDKAAHTGTQKKHKYAYIPDNFTSIEQVTDALRKEGLESSNLIVGIDFTKSNEWTGMKSFNNRSLHAIGDVPNPYEKAISIIGKTLSPFDEDNLIPCFGFGDATTHDQEVFSFHTDHSPCHGFEEVLTCYKRIVPTLRLSGPTSYGPVIEAAMDIVDKSAGQYHVLVIIADGQVTRSINTNDKELSPQEEKTIKAIADARHIKQNIIYTLTTYMISSYPLSIILIGVGDGPWEDMKKFDDKLPAREFDNFQFVNFTDIMAKQVSASEKEAAFALAALMEIPLQYKATIEFGILGRTTGKGKRTVPRPPPVPYVHRPPPTREPSAISAPVGNDRDELVCPICLTNAKDLAFGCGHMACRDCGARLSNCHICRQPIRSRLRVYSG from the exons ATGGGAGGCATGATGTCATTtttcaaaagcagtagcaggAGCCGCTCACTATCAAGAAGCACAACCGGCGACACTGGCGGCAGCGTGACTAGGAGAACGTCATCCTATGGTTCGAAGAAATCATCAAGCATGAGTAGTACCAGTGGTGATAAAGCTGCACATACAGGAACCCAGAAGAAGCACAAGTACGCATATATTCCTGATAACTTCACATCCATTGAacag GTTACAGATGCATTGAGAAAGGAAGGACTAGAGTCGTCTAATCTCATTGTTGGAATAGACTTCACTAAAAGCAATGAATGGACAG GCATGAAGTCATTCAACAATCGAAGCCTACATGCCATTGGCGATGTACCTAATCCGTACGAAAAAGCTATCTCTATAATCGGAAAAACTTTGTCTCCCTTTGATGAAGACAACTTAATTCCTTGTTTTGGCTTTGGTGATG CTACCACTCATGATCAAGAGGTGTTCAGCTTTCACACTGATCATTCACCCTGTCATGGTTTCGAAGAAGTCTTGACCTGCTACAAAAGAATAGTTCCTACTTTACGATTATCAG GGCCAACTTCTTATGGACCTGTAATTGAGGCTGCAATGGACATTGTTGATAAAAGTGCAGGTCAATACCATGTGTTAGTTATCATTGCAGATGGCCAG GTTACAAGAAGCATCAATACCAACGACAAGGAATTGAGTCCACAAGAGGAGAAGACAATCAAAGCAATTGCAGATGCAAG GCATAttaagcagaatataatttatactTTAACAACTTACATGATCAGTTCCTATCCACTCTCCATTATTCTTATTGGAGTCGGCGATGGTCCCTGGGAAGACATGAAAAAATTTGATGACAAGCTCCCTGCACGAGAATTCGATAATTTTCAG TTTGTTAATTTTACGGACATTATGGCTAAACAAGTATCTGCCTCTGAGAAAGAGGCTGCTTTTGCTCTTGCTGCCCTCATGGAAATCCCACTCCAGTATAAGGCAACTATTGAATTTGGTATTCTTGG ACGTACAACAGGGAAAGGGAAGAGAACAGTTCCACGCCCTCCACCAGTTCCATACGTTCATCGTCCACCTCCGACTCGTGAACCAAGTGCAATCTCAGCACCCGTTGGGAATGACCGCGATGAATTG GTCTGTCCAATCTGCCTGACTAATGCAAAGGACCTGGCGTTTGGCTGTGGACACATG GCCTGCAGAGACTGTGGAGCAAGATTATCCAACTGTCACATATGCCGCCAGCCAATCCGCAGCCGTCTCAGGGTTTACTCTGGATAA
- the LOC133728738 gene encoding metacaspase-4 — MAKKAVLIGCNYQGTKAELKGCINDVNRMYTCLIDRYGFSQEDINVLIDTDDSCTQPTGKNIRRAITHLIRSADSGDVLFVHYSGHGTRLPAETGDDDDTGYDECIVPTDMNLITDDDFRDFVNELPEGCRLTIVSDSCHSGGLIDQSIEQIGESHKGQQSESSFGHGIKNFLKERTGDALESRGIHLPSSFRRHGRDEEESEDREIDLGDGEWGNIKSRELPLSTLIEVLKQKTGKTDIDVGKLRPTLFDVFGDDASPKVKKFMKVILNKLQNHEGAGSGGLMGKIGGLAQEFLRQKLEENEEYAKPALDTEMGGKEEVYAGASRRASPDGGILISGCQTDQTSADATPSGDPSQAYGALSNAIQTILAEEGGEISNQRLVHRAREILKGQGYKQRPGLYCSDHHTDAPFVC; from the exons ATGGCGAAGAAGGCAGTGCTGATTGGCTGCAACTACCAAGGCACCAAGGCCGAGCTCAAGGGCTGCATTAACGACGTCAACCGCATGTACACCTGCCTCATCGATCGCTACGGCTTTTCCCAGGAGGACATCAATGTTCTGATCGACACAGACGACTCCTGCACTCAGCCAACCGGCAAAAACATCCGCAGGGCTATCACCCATCTTATCCGATCTGCCGATTCCGGGGATGTTTTGTTTGTTCACTACAGCGGACATGGGACCCGCCTTCCCGCCGAGACCGGCGATGACGATGACACGGGTTACGACGAGTGCATCGTCCCCACTGACATGAACCTCATCACTG ATGATGACTTCAGGGATTTTGTGAACGAGCTGCCGGAGGGTTGCCGGCTGACTATTGTGTCGGATTCGTGCCACAGCGGGGGGCTCATTGATCAATCTATAGAGCAGATAGGCGAAAGCCACAAGGGGCAACAGAGTGAATCTAGCTTCGGTCATGGGATCAAGAACTTTCTGAAGGAGCGCACAGGAGATGCACTCGAGTCTCGTGGAATCCACCTTCCTTCTTCATTTCGCCGCCATGGACGCGATGAGGAAGAGTCTGAGGACAGAGAGATTGACCTTGGAGATGGCGAGTGGGGAAATATCAAGAGCAGAGAGCTGCCACTCTCAACTCTCATAGAGGTGCTCAAGCAGAAGACAGGTAAGACTGATATTGATGTTGGGAAGCTGAGGCCAACACTGTTTGATGTCTTCGGAGATGATGCTAGTCCCAAGGTGAAGAAGTTCATGAAGGTCATCTTGAACAAACTCCAGAACCACGAGGGTGCAGGCAGTGGTGGGTTGATGGGGAAGATAGGAGGCCTGGCTCAAGAGTTTCTTAGACAAAAGCTCGAAGAGAACGAGGAGTATGCAAAGCCGGCTTTAGACACAGAAATGGGTGGCAAGGAAGAGGTTTATGCCGGAGCATCTCGTCGTGCTAGTCCTGACGGCGGGATTCTCATCAGTGGCTGTCAGACGGACCAGACTTCTGCTGATGCCACTCCTTCAGGAGATCCGTCCCAAGCTTATGGAGCTCTTAGTAATGCAATTCAGACCATACTCGCTGAAGAAGGTGGTGAAATATCAAACCAAAGGCTTGTTCACAGGGCAAGGGAGATTCTGAAGGGACAGGGTTACAAGCAGCGACCTGGGCTTTATTGCAGCGACCATCACACCGATGCGCCTTTTGTGTGCTGA
- the LOC133732628 gene encoding pentatricopeptide repeat-containing protein CRR2, chloroplastic-like, with protein sequence MTVRPVMLPLQKTQMNGLARQAERLVSRTESFNLLTFFIRGRRTYMKPHYRNSYDYTDLLRHCGNTKSIKKLHAQIIIGGLHQNPFVASKLVGKYVECGDSSMGDARKVFDELTERDVFVWNMVIQGYANVGPFAEALKMCNRMRLSGLSPNRYTYPFVLKACGAMRDGKQGQVVHGQIVKSGLDLQLFVGNALVALYSKYEEIEVSRRVFDELPLKDLVSWNSMISGYATNGYPNEAVEIFHAMIQGPTTCLPDHATLVCVLPACVEASAIEVGFWIHSYIVKTSIKVDSALGSALISMYANCGRVRVSRVIFDRVSDKNVVLWSAMMRCYGMHGHADEVLQMFSQFEESALHPDAVVLLCLLSTCSHAGMVSKGLEIFEKMEDYGVEKNEKHYACIVDLLGRAGLLDRAVKFIESMPMQAGKDVYGALLGACRIHNNIKLAEETAEKLFVLDPGNAGRYILLASMYEDAGRWEDAARVRRLIREKNIKKPTGRSSIEVDCIYHTFGADDESHPYTDQIFDTLERLDRIMEEAIVMV encoded by the coding sequence ATGACTGTGCGACCTGTAATGTTGCCGCTACAGAAGACCCAAATGAATGGGTTAGCTAGACAAGCAGAGCGTTTAGTTTCACGAACCGAAAGCTTTAATTTATTGACGTTTTTCATTAGGGGTAGAAGAACATACATGAAACCCCATTACAGAAACTCCTATGATTACACAGACTTGCTTCGACATTGCGGAAACACCAAATCAATCAAGAAACTCCACGCCCAGATCATCATCGGAGGTCTACACCAAAACCCATTTGTGGCTTCAAAGCTAGTAGGCAAGTACGTGGAGTGTGGTGACTCAAGTATGGGAGATGCACGGAAGGTGTTCGATGAATTGACTGAGAGAGATGTGTTTGTATGGAACATGGTCATTCAGGGTTATGCAAATGTTGGTCCTTTTGCTGAAGCCCTTAAAATGTGTAATAGAATGAGGCTGAGTGGGTTATCCCCAAATCGGTACACTTACCCTTTTGTGCTTAAGGCTTGTGGAGCAATGAGAGATGGAAAGCAGGGTCAGGTTGTTCATGGGCAGATTGTGAAATCTGGGCTTGACTTGCAGTTGTTTGTGGGGAATGCTCTTGTGGCATTGTATTCTAAGTATGAGGAAATTGAGGTATCGAGACGAGTGTTCGATGAATTGCCTCTGAAAGATCTTGTTAGTTGGAATTCCATGATTTCGGGGTATGCCACGAATGGATACCCGAATGAGGCTGTTGAAATTTTTCATGCAATGATACAAGGTCCTACTACATGCTTGCCTGACCATGCCACTCTGGTTTGCGTGCTTCCGGCTTGTGTTGAAGCATCTGCTATTGAAGTTGGGTTTTGGATTCATTCTTACATTGTGAAGACGAGTATAAAAGTTGATTCTGCTCTGGGCAGTGCTCTCATTTCAATGTATGCAAACTGTGGTCGTGTAAGAGTTTCCAGAGTTATCTTTGATCGAGTAAGTGATAAGAATGTGGTGCTGTGGAGCGCCATGATGAGGTGTTATGGAATGCATGGGCACGCAGACGAGGTGCTCCAGATGTTTTCGCAGTTTGAGGAGTCAGCCTTACATCCAGATGCTGTTGTGCTTTTGTGTTTGTTGTCCACTTGTAGTCACGCAGGGATGGTTTCAAAAGGCTTGGAAATTTTTGAAAAAATGGAAGATTACGGAGTAGAGAAAAACGAGAAGCATTATGCTTGCATTGTAGACCTTCTGGGAAGAGCTGGGTTACTTGACCGGGCAGTTAAGTTTATTGAAAGCATGCCCATGCAGGCAGGGAAAGATGTATACGGTGCACTACTTGGAGCTTGTAGGATACATAATAACATAAAACTTGCCGAAGAAACTGCAGAGAAATTGTTTGTTTTGGATCCTGGAAATGCTGGGAGGTATATTCTTCTGGCCAGCATGTATGAAGACGCAGGGCGATGGGAAGATGCAGCTAGAGTGAGGAGGCTAATCAGAGAGAAGAACATCAAGAAGCCAACTGGACGTAGTTCGATTGAGGTGGATTGCATCTATCACACATTTGGAGCTGATGATGAGTCTCACCCATATACAGACCAGATATTTGACACATTGGAGAGATTGGATAGGATAATGGAAGAAGCCATAGTAATGGTTTAG
- the LOC133728736 gene encoding protein FORGETTER 1 gives MAQQQQQQQPPSVPPQLPTAGASGPVGGVQVRCAGCHKILTIAAGVTEFVCGTCQLPQMLPPELMSRAQAHNQPNKGPLPLPPPRPQPQHVAAHGVDPSKIQLPCANCKAILNVPHGLSRFQCPQCHVDLAVDVSKLKEFLLPPLPSEEVNEVAIEVEREEDEGGLAGETFTDYRPPKLSIGPPHPDPVVETSSLSAVQPPEPTYDLTIKDDLENSKALSCLQIETLVYACQRHLQHLPSGVRAGFFVGDGAGVGKGRTIAGLIWENWHHGRRKAVWISVGSDLKFDARRDLDDVGATCIEVHALNKLPYSKLDSKSVGIKEGVIFLTYSSLIASSEKGRSRMQQLVQWCGSGYDGLIVFDECHKAKNLIPEAGSQPTRTGEAVLDIQARLPEARVIYCSATGASEPRNLGYMVRLGLWGPGTSFSEFREFLAALEKGGVGALELVAMDMKARGMYVCRTLSYKGAEFDVVEAPLEDEMMEMYKKAAEFWTELRVEILTATAYLTNEKPISSQVWRLYWASHQRFFRHMCMSAKVPAAVRLAKKALMDDKCVVIGLQSTGEARTEEAVTKYGLELDDFISGPRELLLKFVEENYPLPEKPDPVTGEESVKELQRKRHSASPGVSMKGRVRKVAKVQPPIDNESDEESETDSAVESTESDDEFQICEICNAETERKKLLHCSCCGQLVHAECLIPPVIDEVSEDWSCHSCKEKTDEYLQRREQYIAELKKRYEAALERKSKILGIIRSLDLPNNPLDDIIDQLGGPDKVAEMTGRRGMLVRASNGKGVTYQARNTKEVSMEMVNMHEKQLFMDGKKFVAIISEAGSAGVSLQADRRAVNQKRRVHLTLELPWSADRAIQQFGRTHRSNQASAPEYRLLFTNLGGERRFASIVAKRLQSLGALTQGDRRAGPSLSAYNYDSAYGKKALILMYRGILEQEALPVVPPGCSSEDPETIQDFIEEARAALVFVGIIRDAKDSGKLSGRVADSDMHDVGRFLNRILGLPPKVQNRLFELFVSILDLLVHNARIEGNLDSGIVDMKANVIELQGTPKTVHVDEMSGASTVLFTFTLDRGITWESASAMLEGKQEEGLSCAHDGFYESRREWMGRRHTILAFESSTSGSYKIVRPAVGESVREMSLSELKSKYRRTSSLEKARSGWNDEYEVSSKQCMHGPKCKVGNFCTVGRRLQEVNVLGGLILPVWGTIEKALSKQSRQSHRRLRVVRIETTTDNQRIVGLFVPNAAVEAVLQDFAWVQEIEDSQ, from the exons ATggcgcagcagcagcagcagcagcagcctcCGTCGGTCCCGCCGCAATTGCCGACCGCCGGCGCCAGCGGGCCCGTCGGAGGCGTCCAGGTGCGGTGCGCCGGCTGCCACAAGATCCTCACCATCGCGGCCGGGGTCACCGAATTCGTCTGCGGCACGTGTCAATTGCCGCAGATGCTTCCGCCGGAGCTGATGAGCCGGGCCCAGGCCCATAACCAGCCCAACAAGGGCCCGCTTCCCCTGCCCCCGCCGCGGCCGCAGCCGCAGCACGTGGCCGCCCACGGCGTCGATCCTTCGAAGATCCAGCTCCCCTGCGCCAACTGCAAGGCGATTCTCAATGTGCCTCATGGACTCTCTCGGTTTCAGTGCCCTCAGTGCCATGTTGACCTCGCCGTCGATGTGTCCAAGCTCAAAGAGTTCTTGCTGCCACCACTGCCTTCCGAGGAGGTCAACGAG GTTGCCATTGAAGTGGAGcgagaagaagatgaaggtgGCCTGGCCGGGGAAACATTTACAGATTAT CGCCCTCCAAAGCTGTCCATTGGACCTCCTCATCCAGATCCCGTTGTGGAAACATCATCCCTGTCGGCTGTGCAGCCACCTGAGCCCACTTACGACCTAACAATCAAGGATGATTTGGAAAATTCAAAGGCTTTATCATGTTTGCAGATTGAGACATTGGTTTATGCCTGTCAG AGACACCTCCAGCACCTTCCAAGTGGTGTTAGGGCTGGATTCTTTGTTGGAGATGGAGCTGGTGTGGGTAAAGGTCGAACAATTGCAGGGTTAATTTGGGAAAATTGGCACCATGGGAGGAGAAAGGCAGT GTGGATTTCTGTTGGTTCAGACTTGAAGTTTGATGCAAGAAGAGACTTAGATGATGTAGGCGCAACTTGTATAGAAG TTCATGCTTTGAACAAGCTGCCATATTCTAAGCTTGATTCCAAGTCTGTTGGCATCAAGGAGGGAGTTATATTCCTCACATACAGCAGCCTTATAGCATCTTCTGAGAAAGGTCGTTCACGCATGCAGCAGCTTGTGCAGTGGTGTGGATCAGGATATGATGGTCTTATCGTCTTTGACGAG TGTCACAAAGCCAAAAATTTGATACCTGAAGCTGGAAGTCAGCCAACACGAACCGGTGAAGCAGTTCTTGACATTCAG GCTCGACTGCCTGAAGCTCGGGTTATTTATTGCTCGGCAACTGGTGCATCAGAACCACGCAACTTGGGTTACATGGTTCGGCTTGGTCTTTGGGGCCCTGGAACATCTTTTTCTGAGTTCCGTGAATTTCTAG CTGCTCTTGAGAAAGGAGGTGTTGGTGCACTTGAACTTGTTGCCATGGACATGAAAGCAAG GGGGATGTATGTCTGTCGTACTCTTAGCTATAAAGGAGCAGAGTTTGACGTTGTTGAGGCACCACTAGAAGATGAAATGATG GAAATGTACAAAAAAGCAGCAGAATTTTGGACAGAGCTGCGAGTCGAAATACTAACAGCTACTGCCTATCTCACTAATGAAAAGCCCATTTCTAGTCAAGTCTGGCGATTGTATTGGGCTAGTCATCAG CGTTTCTTTAGACATATGTGTATGTCGGCTAAGGTTCCTGCTGCTGTAAGACTAGCGAAGAAAGCATTGATGGATGACAAGTGTGTCGTAATTGGCCTTCAGAGTACTGGAGAGGCACGAACTGAAGAAGCTGTGACTAAATAT GGTCTTGAGCTTGATGATTTTATTTCGGGACCTCGAGAACTGTTGCTGAAATTTGTTGAAGAAAACTATCCTTTGCCTGAAAAGCCTGATCCTGTCACAG gagaagaaaGTGTAAAGGAGCTTCAACGGAAGAGGCACTCAGCAAGTCCTGGTGTTTCGATGAAAGGAAGAGTGAGGAAAGTTGCAAAAGTGCAACCGCCAATTGATAACGAAAGTGACGAAGAATCTGAAA CTGATTCTGCTGTTGAATCTACTGAATCAGATGACGAGTTTCAAATCTGTGAAATCTGCAATGCCGAAACG gaaagaaagaaattgctCCACTGTTCTTGTTGTGGCCAACTGGTCCATGCTGAATGCCTTATCCCACCTGTGATAGATGAGGTATCAGAAGATTGGTCATGTCATTCGTGCAAGGAAAAAACAGATGAATATCTTCAACGGAGAGAGCAGTATATAGCTGAATTGAAGAAGAG GTATGAAGCAGCTTTGGAGCGTAAGTCAAAAATTCTGGGGATAATTCGTTCCTTGGATCTTCCAAACAATCCTTTGGACGATATCATTGATCAG CTTGGAGGCCCTGATAAAGTAGCTGAAATGACAGGAAGGCGAGGTATGCTTGTGAGGGCATCTAATGGTAAAGGTGTTACCTATCAGGCTCGAAACAC GAAGGAGGTTTCCATGGAGATGGTCAACATGCATGAGAAACAGCTTTTCATGGATGGCAAAAAGTTTGTTGCTATAATTTCTGAGGCTGGGTCAGCTGGTGTTTCTTTGCAGGCAGATAGAAGAGCTGTAAATCAG AAAAGAAGGGTACATCTAACCCTGGAACTTCCTTGGAGTGCCGATCGAGCGATTCAACAGTTTGGAAGAACTCACCGGTCAAATCAAGCTTCTGCTCCTGAATACAG GCTACTCTTTACTAACCTCGGTGGAGAACGTCGGTTTGCATCCATTGTTGCAAAGAGATTACAATCTCTTGGAGCTCTAACTCAGGGTGATCGCAG GGCAGGCCCATCATTGAGTGCCTATAATTATGATAGTGCTTATGGAAAGAAGGCATTAATATTGATGTATAGAGGAATATTGGAGCAG GAAGCTCTGCCTGTTGTACCACCAGGATGTTCATCTGAAGACCCGGAGACAATCCAAGATTTTATTGAGGAGGCAAGAGCTGCTCTTGTGTTTGTAGGAATAATTAGGGATG CTAAAGATTCTGGCAAGCTCTCTGGCCGTGTAGCTGATTCAGACATGCATGACGTCGGACGTTTCCTCAATCGGATTTTAGGATTGCCACCTAAAGTACAAAATAG GCTGTTCGAGTTATTTGTTAGTATTTTGGATCTTCTTGTCCATAATGCACGCATTGAAGGAAATCTTGACTCTGGGATTGTTGATATGAAAGCTAATGTTATAGAGCTACAAGGAACTCCAAAG ACTGTCCATGTTGACGAAATGTCTGGAGCTTCAACTGTGCTCTTCACTTTTACCCTGGATCGTGGCATCACATGGGAG TCTGCAAGTGCCATGCTTGAAGGTAAACAAGAGGAGGGGCTTAGTTGTGCTCATGATGGCTTCTATGAATCTAGAAGGGAGTGGATGGGGAGGCGCCATACCATATTAGCCTTTGAAAG TTCTACTTCTGGGTCCTATAAGATAGTCCGTCCGGCAGTTGGAGAGTCGGTGAG AGAAATGTCTCTGTCTGAGCTAAAAAGCAAATACAGAAGAACATCATCGTTGGAGAAGGCTCGCAGCGGTTGGAATGATGAATATGAAGTTTCATCCAAACAG TGCATGCATGGTCCCAAGTGTAAGGTTGGCAACTTCTGTACTGTTGGCAGAAGACTGCAGGAAGTAAATGTATTAGGTGGTCTCATTCTTCCTGTATGGGGCACTATTGAGAAAGCTCTTTCTAAGCAG TCCCGGCAAAGCCACAGGCGGCTACGTGTTGTGCGTATAGAAACCACAACAGATAACCAGAGAATCGTTGGTCTGTTTGTCCCCAATGCAGCTGTTGAAGCCGTACTTCAAG ATTTTGCATGGGTTCAAGAAATTGAAGATTCACAGTAG